One part of the Amphiura filiformis chromosome 5, Afil_fr2py, whole genome shotgun sequence genome encodes these proteins:
- the LOC140152710 gene encoding LOW QUALITY PROTEIN: bestrophin-4-like (The sequence of the model RefSeq protein was modified relative to this genomic sequence to represent the inferred CDS: inserted 3 bases in 2 codons) gives MPDPGSRLANGLGCPPEPPPPYPPHQYHHPTKQKIVNCVNEMEILNKFKLHGFARLLFRWKASVYKLLWREMIVFLLFYSIVSVIYRHALKGKVKTNFEKLXLYAYDYTKVFPISFVLGFYVTVVFDRWWTQFKAIPWPDRVVYNISAHIQGCDDEARMIRRTLVRYVNLSAILIFRAGSKRVRKRFPTLAHVVEAGLMTEDEKEIWKSIPTKHPKYWVPCVXFTNLIRLARKQGRIQSDPALKTIVDELNNFRDKCDELYGFDWIVVPLVYTQVVTIATYSYFVACTVGRQYLDPKSDDVDSNQLDLYFPGFTMLEFVFYVGWLKVAENLMNPFGEDDDDFDMNTIVDRNLEISFLAVDDLYEVSLPLVRDRHFEVSIPEIPYTNAAVKSRGKPWQGSASKVRLSRRQMAFTSMPHKVFTEEDETIDCKLQNYTTEVRSNQDGSVQFHPEMKFSKYASQKFQSVHGNPDIHPPPPEDNNSLPSKKLSRSTGERRRELPRNRRMRQIPDEPHYEEPARPASERIDIDIRRMNSDHSDCDDDQCHDCAPLNCPVDLTQIVNESVI, from the exons TTTAAATTACACGGATTTGCAAGACTCCTATTTCGATGGAAAGCAAGCGTTTATAAGTTACTTTGGCGAGAGATGATTGTGTTTCTTCTGTTCTATTCAATTGTTAGTGTCATATACCGACATGCCTTAAAGGGAAAAgtcaaaacaaattttgaaaagc TCCTGTACGCCTATGATTACACCAAAGTGTTTCCAATATCATTTGTGCTTGGTTTCTACGTCACAGTTGTGTTTGACAG gtGGTGGACACAATTTAAAGCCATTCCATGGCCCGATCGCGTGGTCTATAACATATCAGCTCATATACAGGGATGTGATGATGAGGCCCGTATGATTAGACGAACTTTAGTAAGATATGTAAATTTGTCGGCCATCTTGATTTTTCGTGCTGGAAGTAAAAGAGTTAGAAAACGTTTTCCAACACTCGCCCACGTTGTTGAAGCAG GGCTTATGACAGAAGACGAAAAGGAAATATGGAAAAGTATACCTACGAAGCATCCGAAATATTGGGTTCCATGTGT TTTTACAAATCTTATACGACTAGCTCGTAAACAAGGAAGAATTCAAAGTGATCCTGCATTGAAAACTATAGTAGAC GAACTAAATAATTTTCGTGATAAATGTGACGAGTTATACGGTTTCGATTGGATAGTAGTCCCCTTGGTTTATACACAG GTAGTAACAATCGCAACATATAGCTACTTTGTGGCGTGTACCGTAGGAAGACAGTATCTAGATCCAAAATCTGACGACGTGGATTCTAATCAGCTAGATCTGTACTTTCCTGGATTTACCATGCTAGAATTTGTTTTCTACGTGGGATGGTTGAAG GTCGCTGAAAACCTTATGAATCCTTTcggtgaagatgatgatgactTTGATATGAACACAATCGTAGATAGAAATTTAGAA ATAAGCTTCTTAGCTGTAGATGATCTCTATGAAGTAAGCTTGCCATTAGTTCGTGATAGACATTTTGAAGTTTCAATACCAGAAATTCCTTACACCAATGCGGCGGTAAAGAGCAGAGGGAAGCCATGGCAGGGCTCAGCCAGCAAGGTCAG ACTTTCTCGGAGACAAATGGCCTTTACTTCAATGCCGCACAAAGTTTTCACAGAGGAAGATGAAACAATAGATTGTAAACTACAAAATTATACTACAGAAGTTAGAAGCAACCAAGATGGTTCAGTACAATTTCATCCAGAAATGAAGTTTTCAAAATATGCTTCACAAAAATTTCAATCGGTTCATGGTAACCCAGATATACATCCACCACCACCCGAAGACAATAACTCATTACCGTCAAAGAAGCTAAGTAGATCTACCGGGGAAAGACGTCGTGAACTTCCAAGAAATCGAAGAATGCGTCAGATCCCCGATGAACCTCATTATGAAGAACCGGCGAGACCTGCTTCTGAAAGAATAGATATAGACATAAGACGAATGAACTCTGATCATTCAGACTGTGATGATGATCAATGTCATGATTGTGCACCACTTAATTGTCCTGTAGATCTTACGCAAATTGTGAACGAATCAGTCATTTGA